In one window of Haemophilus parainfluenzae DNA:
- the murE gene encoding UDP-N-acetylmuramoyl-L-alanyl-D-glutamate--2,6-diaminopimelate ligase, with the protein MKKLTALFDLPVLSDINVKAMVLDSRKVTQGDLFVAVKGHRFDAIQFVPQAISSGASAVILETDLENEHLSIQWQNNVPVIRYYHLSAQLSALAGQFYGNPSEKLTLVGVTGTNGKTTVSQLLAQWATLLGHKAAVMGTIGNGLLGQVKEAKNTTGSAVEVQESLADFVEKDADFASIEVSSHGLAQYRVEALKFKAAIFTNLSRDHLDYHETMEKYAEAKKRFFVDLASELQILNADDPIGSTWLNELPNGIAVSCHPNFYPTSKQWLYATQIRFTHEGAIIDFASSWGNGTLHSPLIGAFNVSNLLLATAVLLALGYSFDDLIRTVSQLKGVNGRMELIKKAEKPTVIVDYAHTPDALEKALNAAREHCKGKLWCIFGCGGDRDAGKRPLMAKAAEQFADLVIVTQDNPRTEDPNKIEADILTGFSRMEDVGVIPDREEAIRFTIENAVENDVIVIAGKGHENYQIIGDKTLHFSDQEVAEAYLTKK; encoded by the coding sequence ATGAAAAAATTGACCGCACTTTTTGATCTTCCGGTGCTTTCAGACATAAATGTGAAGGCGATGGTGTTAGATAGCCGCAAAGTGACCCAGGGTGATTTGTTTGTGGCAGTAAAGGGACATCGTTTTGATGCGATTCAATTTGTGCCTCAAGCCATTTCTTCTGGTGCAAGTGCGGTTATTTTAGAAACTGATTTAGAAAACGAGCATTTGAGCATCCAATGGCAAAATAATGTGCCAGTGATTCGCTACTATCATTTATCTGCTCAGCTTTCGGCATTGGCAGGTCAATTTTATGGCAATCCTTCCGAAAAATTGACTTTAGTCGGCGTCACGGGAACAAACGGTAAAACCACCGTTTCTCAATTATTAGCTCAATGGGCTACGCTGTTAGGTCATAAAGCAGCTGTCATGGGCACTATTGGCAATGGTTTATTAGGTCAAGTCAAAGAAGCTAAAAATACCACTGGTTCAGCTGTGGAAGTTCAAGAAAGTCTGGCTGATTTTGTAGAGAAAGACGCAGATTTTGCATCTATCGAAGTGTCTTCACATGGTTTAGCTCAATATCGTGTTGAAGCGCTCAAGTTTAAAGCTGCTATTTTTACCAATTTAAGCCGCGATCATTTGGATTATCACGAAACAATGGAAAAGTATGCGGAAGCTAAAAAACGTTTTTTCGTTGATTTAGCATCTGAATTACAAATTCTTAATGCTGATGATCCAATTGGGTCCACATGGTTAAATGAATTACCAAATGGTATTGCAGTCAGCTGTCACCCCAATTTCTATCCAACATCTAAACAATGGCTTTATGCTACGCAAATTCGTTTTACTCATGAAGGAGCAATCATTGATTTTGCATCGAGTTGGGGGAATGGCACATTACATAGCCCATTAATTGGCGCTTTTAACGTGAGTAATCTGTTGTTAGCCACGGCTGTTTTATTGGCTTTAGGTTATTCTTTCGATGATCTTATCCGTACTGTTTCACAACTAAAAGGAGTAAATGGAAGAATGGAACTTATTAAAAAAGCAGAAAAACCAACGGTTATCGTTGATTATGCGCATACTCCAGATGCGTTAGAAAAAGCATTGAATGCTGCTCGTGAGCATTGCAAAGGTAAACTTTGGTGTATCTTTGGCTGCGGCGGTGATCGTGATGCGGGTAAACGTCCACTGATGGCAAAAGCTGCTGAGCAATTTGCTGATTTAGTGATCGTAACCCAAGATAATCCGCGCACAGAAGATCCAAATAAAATTGAAGCAGATATCCTTACGGGTTTTAGTCGAATGGAAGATGTTGGTGTCATTCCAGATCGCGAAGAGGCCATCAGATTTACGATTGAAAATGCCGTTGAAAACGATGTGATTGTGATTGCCGGTAAAGGCCATGAAAACTATCAGATCATTGGTGATAAGACACTTCATTTCTCCGATCAAGAAGTGGCAGAAGCCTATTTAACGAAAAAATAA
- the murF gene encoding UDP-N-acetylmuramoyl-tripeptide--D-alanyl-D-alanine ligase, translated as MIKITTQQLAQILNAKLIGDGQAVVENINTDTRKAVSNSLFFALKGEHFDAHQYLDKAVGQGAIALVVQQANTEIATPQLVVADTRLALGQLAKWLREKINPRTVAMTGSSGKTTVKEMTASILQQTAGNAEAVLFTNGNFNNDIGVPLTLLRLTEQHKFAVIELGANHLGEIDYTTHLAQPEATLVNNVAAAHLEGFGSIEGVARAKGEIYRGLTPNGVAIINCEHNYIELWQKEIGLHAIQYFNGGDYKAENVKHSPNGSTFTLVSPKGSIEINLPYLGEHNVKNALAATALAMNVGASLADVKAGLEHRSQVKGRLFPIQVNENLLLLDDTYNANVDSLQAAIDVLKGYDAFRILLVGDMKELGEDSLKCHQQVGEHAKQAKLDLVLSYGIESAVISEAVLGKHFTDKAELTAYALDIIKQKLQENQKVVVLAKGSRSMKMEETIYSLKDSLC; from the coding sequence ATGATTAAAATTACTACCCAACAGCTTGCCCAAATTTTAAATGCCAAACTTATTGGTGATGGGCAAGCCGTTGTTGAAAATATCAATACTGATACGCGCAAAGCGGTATCTAATTCGCTTTTTTTTGCGTTAAAAGGTGAGCATTTTGATGCCCATCAATACTTAGATAAAGCCGTTGGGCAAGGTGCTATAGCCTTAGTTGTGCAACAAGCCAATACTGAAATAGCAACGCCGCAATTAGTTGTTGCAGATACGCGTTTAGCACTTGGTCAATTAGCAAAATGGTTACGTGAAAAAATTAATCCTCGTACCGTGGCAATGACGGGTTCATCAGGTAAAACTACAGTGAAAGAGATGACCGCATCCATTTTGCAACAAACGGCAGGTAATGCAGAAGCAGTGCTGTTCACTAATGGTAATTTCAACAACGACATTGGCGTACCATTAACGTTATTACGCTTAACTGAGCAGCATAAATTTGCTGTTATTGAGTTAGGTGCCAATCATCTAGGTGAAATTGATTACACCACGCATCTTGCACAGCCTGAAGCCACATTAGTGAATAATGTTGCAGCTGCACATTTAGAAGGTTTTGGTTCAATTGAAGGTGTTGCTCGTGCGAAAGGTGAAATCTATCGTGGTTTGACCCCAAATGGTGTGGCGATTATTAATTGCGAACATAATTATATTGAATTGTGGCAAAAAGAAATTGGTTTGCATGCTATTCAATATTTTAATGGTGGCGATTACAAAGCTGAAAATGTAAAACATTCACCTAATGGCTCAACCTTTACGTTAGTTTCACCAAAAGGTAGTATTGAAATTAATTTGCCTTATTTAGGTGAGCATAATGTAAAAAATGCTTTGGCAGCGACCGCACTTGCTATGAATGTGGGCGCGAGTCTTGCTGATGTAAAAGCAGGTCTTGAACATCGTTCTCAAGTAAAAGGGAGATTATTCCCGATTCAAGTGAATGAAAATCTACTTTTATTAGATGATACTTACAATGCGAATGTCGATTCTTTACAAGCTGCGATTGATGTTTTAAAAGGTTATGATGCTTTCCGCATTCTACTCGTGGGCGATATGAAAGAATTAGGCGAGGATAGCCTAAAATGCCATCAACAAGTGGGTGAGCACGCCAAACAAGCGAAATTAGATTTAGTGCTTTCTTATGGAATAGAAAGTGCGGTCATTTCTGAAGCTGTTTTGGGAAAACATTTTACAGATAAAGCTGAATTGACAGCTTATGCGTTAGATATTATTAAACAGAAATTACAAGAAAACCAAAAAGTCGTCGTATTAGCGAAAGGCTCGCGCTCAATGAAAATGGAAGAGACGATTTATTCATTAAAGGATAGCTTATGTTAG
- the mraY gene encoding phospho-N-acetylmuramoyl-pentapeptide-transferase: MLVWLAEYLVRYETAFNAISYITVRAILALLTALFISLWIGPKVIKRLQILKFGQEVRNDGPESHFAKKGTPTMGGVMILFSIGVSTLLWANLMNPYVWICLFVLFGYGAIGFVDDFRKITRKNTDGLIARWKYFWMSVVALVAIIWLYWLGHDTDATRLVIPFFKDIMPQLGLFYIVLSYFVIVGTGNAVNLTDGLDGLAIMPTALVAGAFALIAWATGNVNFAEYLHIPYIKYSSEVVVFCTAIVGAGLGFLWFNTYPAQVFMGDVGSLALGGALGVVAILVRQEFLLVIMGGVFVVEALSVILQVGSYKLRKQRIFRMAPIHHHFELKGWPEPRVIIRFWIISLMLVLMGLVTLKLR; encoded by the coding sequence ATGTTAGTTTGGCTTGCTGAATACTTAGTTCGCTATGAAACGGCATTCAATGCCATTTCCTATATTACCGTACGTGCGATTTTGGCATTATTGACCGCACTTTTCATTTCTTTATGGATTGGTCCGAAAGTGATCAAACGCCTTCAAATTTTAAAATTTGGGCAAGAAGTGCGTAATGATGGCCCTGAAAGTCACTTTGCGAAAAAAGGTACGCCAACCATGGGCGGTGTGATGATTTTATTCTCCATCGGTGTGAGTACGTTATTATGGGCTAACTTAATGAATCCTTATGTTTGGATTTGCTTATTTGTGTTGTTTGGCTACGGTGCAATTGGCTTTGTAGATGATTTCCGTAAAATTACACGTAAAAATACCGATGGTTTAATTGCGCGTTGGAAATATTTCTGGATGTCAGTAGTCGCATTAGTGGCGATCATTTGGTTATATTGGTTAGGTCATGATACAGATGCAACGCGTTTAGTGATTCCATTCTTTAAAGATATCATGCCGCAATTAGGTCTATTCTATATTGTGTTGTCTTACTTTGTAATTGTAGGTACAGGCAATGCGGTAAACTTAACTGACGGTTTAGATGGCCTTGCGATCATGCCAACAGCGTTAGTCGCTGGTGCATTTGCTTTGATTGCATGGGCGACCGGTAACGTTAATTTTGCAGAATACTTACATATTCCTTATATCAAATATAGTTCTGAAGTGGTGGTGTTCTGTACTGCAATCGTAGGGGCTGGCTTAGGATTCTTATGGTTTAACACTTATCCGGCTCAAGTCTTTATGGGCGATGTAGGTTCTCTAGCACTTGGTGGCGCACTTGGTGTTGTTGCCATCCTTGTTCGCCAAGAATTCTTATTAGTGATTATGGGCGGTGTATTTGTTGTTGAAGCCTTGTCTGTGATTTTGCAAGTGGGTTCTTACAAATTAAGAAAACAACGTATTTTTAGAATGGCACCAATTCATCACCACTTTGAATTGAAAGGCTGGCCAGAACCAAGAGTGATTATTCGGTTTTGGATTATATCCTTGATGTTGGTGTTGATGGGGCTTGTAACGCTCAAACTAAGATAA
- the murD gene encoding UDP-N-acetylmuramoyl-L-alanine--D-glutamate ligase gives MTTLYQNKTITIIGLGKTGLSCVEYLQSQQAKIRVIDTRQHPAGADKLPKNVPLHTGSLNQQWLLESDIIIISPGLAVKTPEIQTAFSAGVEVIGDIELFCRAATKPIIGITGSNGKSTVTTLVYEMAKAAGIKVGMGGNIGIPALSLLNEDCDLYVLELSSFQLETTYSLKAAAATVLNVTEDHMDRYVDLEDYRQAKLRIYHNAETAVVNLEDKLTFGEGENQAKKVVSFAENQADYWLKTENGKQYLMAKEEVILPCDEATLVGRHNYMNILAATALAQAVDINLEAIRTALRQFKGLDHRFQLAHQANGVRWINDSKATNVGSTVAALAGLYVEGTLHLLLGGDGKGADFSELADLINQPHISTYCFGRDGKQLAALSSQSHLFETMEQAISFLRPHLKSGDMVLLSPACASLDQFASFEKRGEEFTRLAKLA, from the coding sequence ATGACAACTCTATATCAAAATAAAACTATCACCATCATAGGCCTCGGAAAAACAGGCCTTTCTTGCGTTGAATATCTTCAATCTCAACAAGCTAAAATTCGTGTAATTGATACACGCCAACATCCAGCAGGCGCAGATAAATTACCTAAAAATGTTCCTTTACACACAGGTAGTCTAAATCAACAATGGTTACTTGAAAGCGATATTATTATCATTAGCCCAGGACTCGCGGTAAAAACACCAGAAATTCAGACCGCATTTTCAGCAGGCGTGGAAGTGATTGGAGATATTGAATTATTCTGCCGAGCTGCCACCAAGCCAATTATTGGGATTACCGGTTCTAATGGTAAAAGCACCGTGACAACATTAGTCTATGAAATGGCAAAAGCGGCAGGAATAAAAGTGGGAATGGGGGGAAACATTGGTATTCCTGCGTTGTCATTATTAAATGAAGATTGCGATCTTTATGTATTAGAACTTTCCAGTTTCCAACTTGAAACGACTTATAGTTTGAAAGCGGCTGCAGCGACAGTGCTTAATGTGACTGAAGATCACATGGATCGCTATGTGGATTTAGAGGATTATCGCCAAGCCAAATTACGCATTTACCACAATGCAGAAACAGCGGTAGTGAATTTAGAAGATAAACTCACGTTTGGCGAAGGTGAAAATCAAGCTAAGAAGGTTGTGTCTTTTGCTGAAAATCAAGCGGATTACTGGCTAAAAACCGAAAACGGTAAACAGTACTTAATGGCGAAAGAGGAAGTCATTTTACCTTGTGATGAAGCCACTTTAGTTGGTCGTCATAATTACATGAATATTTTAGCCGCAACAGCATTAGCACAAGCAGTAGACATAAATTTAGAGGCAATTCGTACCGCACTTCGTCAATTTAAAGGCTTAGATCATCGTTTCCAATTAGCCCATCAAGCGAATGGTGTTCGTTGGATTAATGATTCTAAAGCCACCAATGTAGGTAGCACCGTTGCAGCATTAGCGGGTTTATATGTTGAGGGAACGTTACACCTTTTATTAGGTGGTGATGGCAAAGGTGCAGATTTTTCTGAACTCGCTGATTTAATCAACCAACCTCATATTTCAACGTATTGCTTTGGTCGTGATGGCAAACAACTCGCGGCACTTTCAAGTCAAAGCCATTTGTTTGAAACTATGGAACAAGCCATTTCATTTTTACGTCCACATTTAAAATCAGGCGATATGGTGTTATTATCTCCTGCTTGCGCAAGTTTGGATCAGTTTGCCTCTTTTGAAAAACGTGGCGAAGAGTTTACTCGTTTAGCAAAATTAGCTTAA
- the ftsW gene encoding putative lipid II flippase FtsW translates to MEFINKIKQNYEQWARVTPQGLLYDRALFWLFVVLLLIGLVAVTSASMPYSARVFNDTFYFAKRDAVYVLLSLATCYLTLQISSSQWEKWHAKIFLLAIVLLILVLGIGTSVNGAKRWISLGILNFQPAEFAKLALTCFLASYFTRRYDEVRGKKFSAVKPFIVMGVLGVFLLVQPDLGSTVVLFVITFGMLFIVGANFWQFILLIGTGILLFIWLVLSASYRLKRFTGFLEPFKDPYGTGFQLTNSLMAFGRGEISGEGLGNSIQKLDYLPEAHTDFIMAIIGEEFGFIGILVVVILLGLLIFRAMKIGRESLMLEQRFRGFFALGISFWIFFQGFVNLGMALGMLPTKGLTFPLVSYGGSSIIIMSATVGILLRIDHENRLQRGGQARLRDD, encoded by the coding sequence ATGGAATTTATCAATAAAATTAAACAAAATTATGAACAATGGGCGAGAGTGACACCGCAAGGATTACTTTACGATCGCGCATTGTTTTGGCTTTTTGTCGTGCTATTGTTGATTGGTTTAGTCGCGGTAACTTCTGCTTCAATGCCTTACAGTGCACGCGTATTTAATGATACATTCTATTTTGCTAAACGTGATGCCGTTTATGTCTTACTTTCTTTAGCGACTTGTTATTTAACTCTCCAAATTTCTTCTTCTCAATGGGAAAAGTGGCACGCTAAAATTTTCTTATTAGCCATTGTTTTATTAATACTGGTTCTCGGTATCGGTACTTCTGTTAATGGTGCAAAACGTTGGATTTCTTTAGGGATTTTAAATTTCCAGCCTGCGGAATTTGCGAAGTTAGCTTTAACCTGTTTCCTCGCGAGTTATTTTACGCGTCGTTATGATGAAGTTCGAGGTAAAAAATTCAGTGCGGTTAAGCCTTTCATTGTGATGGGAGTATTAGGTGTATTCTTACTAGTCCAACCTGACTTAGGGAGTACAGTGGTACTATTTGTGATCACTTTCGGTATGCTTTTTATTGTTGGTGCAAATTTTTGGCAATTTATTTTGCTAATTGGTACAGGCATACTTCTCTTTATTTGGTTAGTCCTTTCTGCCTCTTATCGTTTAAAACGGTTTACCGGTTTCTTAGAACCGTTTAAAGATCCTTACGGAACAGGATTCCAGCTGACTAACTCTTTGATGGCCTTTGGTCGTGGCGAAATTAGCGGGGAAGGACTGGGTAACTCCATTCAAAAACTTGATTATCTTCCTGAAGCGCATACTGACTTTATCATGGCGATTATTGGTGAAGAGTTTGGTTTTATTGGTATTTTGGTGGTGGTGATTCTCTTAGGTTTATTGATTTTTCGTGCAATGAAAATTGGACGTGAGTCACTTATGTTAGAACAACGTTTCCGTGGTTTTTTTGCTTTGGGTATTAGTTTCTGGATTTTCTTCCAAGGGTTTGTCAATCTCGGTATGGCATTAGGGATGTTACCGACAAAAGGTTTAACTTTCCCGTTAGTGAGTTACGGCGGTTCAAGTATCATTATTATGTCGGCAACCGTAGGGATTTTATTGCGTATTGACCATGAAAATAGATTACAACGTGGTGGTCAAGCACGTTTGAGAGATGATTAG
- the murG gene encoding undecaprenyldiphospho-muramoylpentapeptide beta-N-acetylglucosaminyltransferase — protein MSKKLLVMAGGTGGHVFPAIAVAQTLQKEGWEICWLGTKDRMEAQLVPKHGIPIRFIQISGLRGKGIKALLGAPFAILRAVLQARKIIQEYQPNAVLGMGGYVSGPGGIAAKLCGVPVILHEQNAVAGLTNEWLAKIATRVLQAFPTAFKDAEVVGNPVRQDLFEMPSPQARFSERSGKLRVLVVGGSQGARVLNQTIPKVVARLADKLEVRHQVGKGSVESVTALYGEHANSVKITEFIDDMAEAYAWADVVICRSGALTVCELAAVGTPAIFVPFQHKDQQQYLNAKYLADVGAAKIIQQNELNADVLVDFLEKTDRETLLAMAIKAKEMSAPLAAKRVADVIVENAK, from the coding sequence ATGAGTAAAAAATTATTAGTTATGGCGGGTGGTACGGGTGGACATGTTTTCCCCGCCATCGCTGTTGCTCAAACCTTACAAAAAGAAGGTTGGGAAATTTGCTGGTTAGGTACAAAAGATCGCATGGAAGCACAGCTTGTACCCAAACATGGCATTCCTATTCGTTTTATTCAAATTTCAGGGTTGCGAGGAAAAGGCATTAAAGCATTACTTGGCGCGCCTTTTGCTATTTTAAGAGCGGTATTGCAAGCTCGTAAAATTATTCAAGAATATCAACCTAATGCGGTATTAGGCATGGGTGGTTATGTGTCCGGTCCAGGTGGTATTGCTGCAAAACTTTGCGGTGTGCCAGTTATTTTACATGAACAAAATGCCGTAGCAGGCTTAACCAATGAATGGTTGGCAAAAATTGCGACGCGTGTTTTACAAGCTTTTCCAACTGCATTCAAAGATGCCGAAGTGGTAGGAAATCCGGTTCGCCAAGATTTATTTGAAATGCCATCACCACAAGCACGTTTTTCAGAAAGAAGCGGAAAATTGAGAGTACTTGTCGTGGGGGGAAGCCAAGGGGCTCGCGTACTCAATCAAACAATTCCAAAAGTAGTAGCGCGTTTGGCAGATAAACTAGAAGTGCGTCATCAAGTGGGGAAAGGTTCTGTTGAAAGTGTGACTGCACTTTATGGTGAACATGCAAATTCGGTCAAAATTACAGAATTTATTGATGATATGGCAGAAGCCTATGCTTGGGCTGATGTGGTGATTTGTCGCTCTGGAGCTTTAACGGTATGTGAATTAGCAGCAGTGGGGACACCAGCAATTTTTGTACCATTCCAGCATAAAGATCAACAACAATATTTAAATGCGAAATATCTTGCCGATGTAGGTGCAGCAAAAATTATTCAGCAAAATGAATTAAATGCGGATGTGTTAGTCGATTTCTTAGAAAAAACAGATCGTGAAACTTTGCTAGCGATGGCGATTAAGGCAAAAGAAATGTCGGCCCCATTGGCAGCTAAACGTGTAGCTGATGTCATTGTAGAAAACGCGAAATAA
- the murC gene encoding UDP-N-acetylmuramate--L-alanine ligase, whose product MKHISDEIRKIIPEMRRVQQIHFIGIGGAGMSGIAEILLNEGYDISGSDIADSVVTQRLAQAGAKIFIGHQAENVQGASVVVVSSAIHEDNPELIAAKQNRIPVIQRAQMLAEIMRFRHGIAVAGTHGKTTTTAMISMIYTQAKLDPTFVNGGLVKSAGKNAHLGASRYLIAEADESDASFLHLQPMVSVVTNIEPDHMDTYGGDFEKMKATYVKFLHNLPFYGLAVMCADDTVLMELVPQVGRQVLTYGFSEHADYRIEDYEQTGFQGHYTVVCPSGERINVLLNVPGKHNALNATAALAVAKEEGIGNEAILEALADFQGAGRRFDQLGEFIRPNGKVRLVDDYGHHPTEVDVTIKAAREGWGDKRIVMIFQPHRYSRTRDLFDEFVQVLSQVDALIMLDVYAAGETPIVGADSKALCRSIRNLGKVDPILVSDTEQLGDVLDQIIQDGDLILAQGAGSVSKISRGLAESWKA is encoded by the coding sequence ATGAAACATATTTCGGACGAAATTAGAAAGATTATCCCTGAGATGCGTCGGGTTCAACAAATTCATTTCATTGGTATCGGCGGCGCCGGTATGAGTGGGATTGCCGAAATTTTATTAAATGAAGGTTATGATATCTCTGGTTCTGATATTGCAGATAGTGTTGTGACTCAACGTCTTGCTCAAGCTGGCGCAAAAATTTTCATTGGTCACCAAGCCGAAAATGTGCAAGGGGCGAGCGTTGTCGTAGTATCAAGCGCGATCCATGAAGATAACCCGGAATTAATCGCCGCAAAACAAAATCGTATTCCCGTGATTCAACGAGCACAAATGTTGGCTGAAATTATGCGTTTCCGTCATGGTATTGCAGTAGCGGGTACTCACGGTAAAACCACAACTACAGCCATGATTTCGATGATTTATACTCAAGCGAAACTGGATCCAACTTTCGTTAATGGTGGTTTAGTTAAATCAGCAGGTAAAAATGCGCATTTAGGCGCAAGCCGTTATTTAATCGCAGAAGCAGATGAAAGTGATGCGTCTTTCTTACACTTGCAGCCGATGGTTTCTGTGGTGACCAATATTGAACCGGATCATATGGATACGTACGGTGGTGATTTTGAGAAGATGAAAGCCACTTACGTGAAGTTCTTACATAACTTACCGTTCTACGGTTTAGCGGTGATGTGTGCAGATGATACGGTATTAATGGAGCTTGTTCCTCAAGTTGGACGTCAAGTCTTAACTTATGGTTTCAGTGAACACGCTGACTATCGTATCGAAGATTATGAACAAACGGGTTTCCAAGGTCATTACACCGTAGTTTGCCCAAGTGGTGAACGCATCAATGTATTATTGAATGTGCCAGGTAAACACAATGCGTTAAATGCGACGGCAGCACTTGCAGTCGCAAAAGAAGAAGGTATTGGCAATGAAGCAATTTTAGAAGCGCTTGCTGATTTCCAAGGTGCGGGCAGACGTTTTGACCAATTAGGTGAATTTATTCGTCCAAATGGTAAAGTACGCTTAGTGGATGATTATGGCCATCACCCAACAGAAGTTGATGTAACAATCAAAGCAGCCCGTGAAGGCTGGGGAGATAAACGTATTGTCATGATTTTCCAACCTCACCGTTATTCACGCACTCGCGATTTATTTGATGAATTCGTGCAAGTATTATCCCAAGTGGATGCATTGATTATGTTAGACGTGTATGCCGCAGGCGAAACACCAATTGTCGGAGCTGACAGTAAAGCACTTTGCCGTTCCATTCGTAATCTAGGGAAAGTCGATCCGATCTTAGTTTCTGATACAGAGCAACTTGGCGATGTATTAGATCAAATTATTCAAGATGGTGATTTAATTCTAGCCCAAGGTGCGGGAAGTGTAAGTAAAATCTCCCGAGGGTTAGCTGAGTCTTGGAAAGCATAA
- a CDS encoding D-alanine--D-alanine ligase, translated as MNLKQEKIAVLFGGTSAEREVSLNSGAAVLNALVSQGYNAHGIDPKEYNVANLKEDGFDRVFNILHGRGGEDGTMQGLLEQIGLPYTGCGVMASALTMDKMRTKMLWKAFGLPVADMEIVTKENALELNPQAVVEKLGLPLMVKPSLEGSSVGLTKVKAVEELKSAVDYALKFDNTILIEEWLAGDELTVPVLGGEVLPAVRIVPEGEFYDYDAKYISDNTQYFCPAGLPTEREQELAKLVKRAYDVVGCRGWSRIDVMTDAQGNFRLVEVNTNPGMTSHSLFPKSASTVGISFEQLVVKILELSA; from the coding sequence ATGAATTTAAAACAAGAAAAAATTGCGGTGTTATTTGGTGGCACATCAGCTGAACGTGAGGTTTCGCTTAATTCAGGTGCAGCCGTGTTAAATGCCTTAGTAAGCCAAGGTTATAATGCTCATGGTATTGATCCTAAAGAATATAATGTCGCGAATTTAAAAGAAGATGGTTTTGATCGCGTTTTTAACATTTTACATGGTCGCGGTGGTGAAGATGGCACTATGCAAGGTTTATTAGAACAAATCGGCTTGCCTTACACCGGTTGTGGTGTGATGGCTTCAGCATTAACCATGGATAAAATGCGTACTAAAATGTTGTGGAAAGCCTTTGGTTTACCAGTTGCGGATATGGAGATTGTAACCAAAGAAAACGCTCTCGAACTAAACCCACAAGCTGTGGTCGAAAAATTAGGTTTACCCTTGATGGTTAAGCCATCTCTTGAAGGTTCAAGTGTCGGTTTAACGAAAGTAAAAGCAGTCGAAGAATTAAAAAGTGCGGTCGATTATGCACTTAAATTTGATAACACTATTTTGATTGAAGAATGGTTGGCTGGTGATGAATTAACAGTGCCTGTTTTAGGTGGCGAAGTATTGCCTGCTGTTCGCATTGTGCCAGAAGGTGAGTTTTATGATTATGATGCGAAATATATTTCCGATAATACTCAATATTTTTGTCCAGCAGGACTTCCTACGGAACGTGAACAAGAGCTAGCGAAATTAGTGAAACGAGCCTATGATGTAGTGGGGTGTCGAGGTTGGAGCCGTATTGATGTCATGACGGATGCTCAAGGTAATTTCCGTTTAGTCGAAGTAAACACGAACCCTGGCATGACAAGTCACAGTTTATTCCCTAAATCTGCATCAACAGTCGGTATTTCATTTGAACAACTCGTCGTGAAAATTTTGGAGTTGAGTGCGTAA